In one window of Pseudooceanicola aestuarii DNA:
- a CDS encoding glutamine synthetase family protein, with translation MSDPLVFAATCDIAGKVRGKGFPLSALDKRLEKGVGWTPTNVMISCFDGIAEGPFGSLGDLLLMPDAATQLELPLSDRVERVMLGDITTLDGTPWACCTRSLLKGAIARLERVAGVRAIATFEHEFQLLDHDATPGDAFSLAGFSVGRRLGERVMAALRAAGMQPDTFLREFGAGQYELTIDPTDALTAADQATMLREIVKLIAADEGERATFTPIRDAAGVGNGVHVHFSFVDAQGQPCTWDAAGQDGLAPVTSAFAAGILKYMPAILAFTAPSRVSYLRLTPHRWSAAYNNLGDRDRESSLRICPVAATDPDRIARQFNLEYRAADAAAAPHLVLAMLLHAGCQGIDEGLTAPPATQEDLSLLSPEALADRGIERLPQSLEAALDRLAAEEVVQGWLPEGFREVYIAHKRGELDELSSRSMDEACAAYAAVY, from the coding sequence ATGAGCGACCCCCTCGTGTTTGCGGCGACCTGCGATATCGCCGGCAAGGTCCGGGGCAAGGGGTTCCCTCTCTCCGCGCTCGACAAGCGTCTGGAAAAAGGCGTGGGCTGGACCCCGACCAACGTCATGATCTCCTGTTTCGACGGCATCGCGGAGGGGCCCTTTGGCTCTCTCGGGGATCTGCTGTTGATGCCCGACGCCGCCACACAGCTGGAGCTGCCGCTGAGCGATCGGGTCGAACGGGTGATGCTGGGCGACATCACCACGCTGGACGGCACGCCGTGGGCCTGCTGTACGCGGTCGCTGCTCAAAGGCGCCATCGCGCGGCTGGAACGGGTCGCCGGGGTCCGGGCCATCGCGACGTTCGAACATGAATTCCAGCTGCTCGATCATGACGCGACACCGGGCGATGCCTTCAGCCTGGCGGGGTTCTCCGTCGGGCGGCGATTGGGCGAACGGGTGATGGCGGCGCTGCGCGCGGCGGGGATGCAGCCCGACACCTTTTTGCGGGAATTCGGCGCCGGGCAATACGAACTGACCATCGACCCGACCGATGCCCTGACCGCCGCCGACCAGGCGACGATGCTGCGCGAGATCGTGAAACTGATCGCCGCCGACGAAGGGGAGCGCGCGACCTTCACCCCGATCCGCGACGCGGCCGGGGTCGGCAATGGCGTGCATGTTCATTTCAGCTTTGTCGATGCGCAGGGGCAGCCCTGTACCTGGGACGCGGCGGGGCAGGACGGGCTGGCGCCTGTCACCTCAGCTTTCGCCGCGGGGATTCTGAAATACATGCCCGCCATACTGGCCTTCACCGCGCCATCCCGGGTCTCCTATCTGCGCCTGACCCCGCATCGGTGGAGCGCGGCCTACAACAACCTGGGGGACAGGGACCGCGAATCGTCGCTGCGGATCTGCCCGGTCGCCGCGACCGACCCGGACAGGATCGCCCGCCAGTTCAACCTGGAATACCGCGCCGCCGATGCCGCCGCAGCGCCGCATCTGGTGCTGGCGATGCTGCTCCATGCCGGATGCCAGGGCATCGACGAGGGGCTGACCGCCCCGCCCGCCACGCAGGAAGACCTGTCCCTGCTATCCCCCGAGGCCCTGGCCGATCGCGGGATCGAACGGCTGCCCCAATCACTGGAGGCCGCGCTGGACCGACTGGCCGCGGAAGAGGTGGTGCAGGGCTGGCTGCCCGAGGGGTTCCGCGAGGTCTACATCGCCCATAAACGCGGCGAGCTGGACGAATTGTCCAGCCGGTCCATGGACGAGGCCTGCGCCGCCTACGCCGCCGTCTACTAG
- a CDS encoding ABC transporter permease translates to MSLRRDAAIAARLAARELRGGLSGFRILVACLALGVAAIAGVGSVRSAIDAGLAAEGAALLGGDAEIELTYRFATEDERAWMEDRAEAVSEIADFRSMAVVGEDRALTQVKAVDDAYPLVGDVVLDPAQPLATALASRDGVAGAVMDPVLIARLGLDIGDRFELGGHPLRLTAALKREPDSAAAGFSLGPRTLVARAGLDGSGLLAAGTLFDTNYRLLLPPAADLPALEAAARDRFAESGIRWRDSRNGAPGIASFVERLSAFLILVGLSGLAVGGVGVSAAVRAYLAAKTSVIATLRTLGAERRVIFLTYFLQIGALALLGIAIGLLLGAAVPLLLAPVITAQLPIPAVFGLYPAPLAEAAIYGALTALIFTLWPLSRTDEIRAATLFRDAGAAGPLLPARRYLVVTAALLALLLAVAVGFSGSAALTLWTAGGIGFALILLAAAGVGIRRLTGRLARRARGMPPLRWAVAAIAGPRSEALPVVLSLGLGLSVLAAVGQIDGNLRAAITRDLPDRAPAFFVVDIQKDQMPAFLDRVEGDPAVDRVDRAPMLRGVITQINGQPAREVAGDHWVLRGDRGASYADAVPENTTVTAGEWWPEGYTGAPQISFAAEEGAEMGLSLGDEITMNILGRDITATLTSFREVDFSGAGMGFVTVMNAAALEGAPHTFIASIYADPEAEADLLRDLGRAFPNITLIRVGDAIGRVSELLTGIAAATSYGAAATLLTGFLVLIGAALSGERDRMYEAAVLKTLGATRGRILSSLALRAALLGAAAGVVAIGAGIAGGWAVMHFVMETKFEVIWPNALAVVLGGLAANLAAGLLFAWRPLAARPARVLRSAD, encoded by the coding sequence ATGAGCCTGCGCCGCGACGCGGCCATCGCCGCCCGGCTGGCCGCACGGGAATTGCGCGGCGGGCTGTCAGGGTTCCGCATCCTGGTCGCCTGCCTGGCCCTGGGCGTGGCCGCCATCGCCGGCGTGGGCAGTGTGCGCAGCGCCATCGACGCGGGCCTGGCCGCCGAGGGCGCGGCCCTGCTGGGCGGCGATGCGGAGATCGAGCTGACATACCGCTTCGCCACCGAGGACGAACGCGCCTGGATGGAGGATCGTGCCGAGGCGGTGTCCGAGATCGCCGATTTCCGCTCCATGGCGGTTGTCGGCGAGGATCGCGCCCTGACCCAGGTGAAGGCCGTCGATGACGCCTATCCGCTGGTCGGCGACGTCGTGCTGGACCCGGCGCAACCGCTGGCCACGGCGCTGGCGTCGCGCGACGGCGTGGCGGGCGCGGTCATGGACCCGGTGCTGATCGCCCGGCTGGGGCTGGACATCGGAGACCGGTTCGAGCTGGGCGGCCATCCCCTGCGCCTGACCGCCGCGCTGAAGCGGGAGCCGGACAGCGCCGCCGCGGGTTTCTCCCTCGGGCCGCGCACATTGGTGGCACGGGCGGGGCTGGACGGGTCCGGCCTGCTGGCGGCCGGAACGCTTTTTGACACGAATTACCGCCTGCTCTTGCCCCCCGCCGCCGATCTGCCCGCGCTGGAAGCCGCCGCGCGCGACCGTTTCGCGGAAAGCGGCATCCGCTGGCGCGACAGCCGCAACGGCGCGCCGGGCATCGCCAGTTTCGTCGAACGGCTGAGCGCGTTTCTGATCCTGGTCGGCCTGTCGGGTCTGGCGGTTGGCGGTGTCGGCGTGTCGGCGGCGGTGCGCGCCTACCTGGCGGCCAAGACCTCGGTGATCGCCACGCTGCGCACCCTGGGCGCGGAGCGGCGGGTTATCTTCCTGACCTATTTCCTGCAGATCGGCGCGCTGGCCCTGCTGGGCATCGCCATCGGTCTGCTGCTGGGCGCTGCGGTGCCACTGCTGCTGGCCCCGGTGATCACCGCGCAGCTGCCGATCCCGGCGGTCTTCGGCCTGTATCCCGCACCGCTGGCCGAAGCGGCGATCTATGGCGCGCTGACCGCGCTGATCTTCACCTTGTGGCCGCTGTCGCGCACCGACGAGATCCGCGCCGCCACCCTGTTCCGCGATGCAGGCGCCGCCGGGCCGCTGCTGCCGGCGCGGCGCTACCTGGTGGTCACGGCAGCGCTGCTGGCGCTGTTGCTGGCGGTGGCCGTGGGGTTCAGCGGCTCTGCCGCGCTGACGCTGTGGACAGCGGGCGGTATCGGCTTTGCGCTGATCCTGCTGGCGGCGGCGGGGGTGGGCATCCGACGCCTGACCGGTCGCCTGGCCCGGCGCGCACGCGGGATGCCGCCATTGCGGTGGGCCGTGGCCGCCATCGCCGGGCCGCGCAGCGAGGCGCTGCCGGTGGTTCTGTCGCTGGGGCTGGGGCTGTCGGTGCTGGCCGCCGTCGGCCAGATCGACGGCAATCTGCGCGCCGCCATCACCCGCGACCTGCCGGACCGGGCACCGGCGTTCTTCGTGGTCGATATCCAGAAGGACCAGATGCCCGCATTTCTTGACCGGGTGGAAGGTGACCCGGCTGTCGATCGGGTGGACCGGGCTCCGATGCTGCGCGGCGTGATCACGCAGATCAACGGCCAACCCGCCCGCGAGGTGGCGGGCGATCATTGGGTGCTGCGCGGCGATCGCGGCGCCAGCTATGCCGATGCCGTGCCGGAGAACACCACCGTGACGGCGGGGGAATGGTGGCCCGAAGGGTACACCGGCGCCCCGCAGATCAGTTTCGCCGCCGAGGAAGGCGCCGAGATGGGCCTGTCCCTGGGCGACGAGATCACGATGAACATCCTGGGACGGGACATCACCGCCACCCTGACCAGCTTTCGCGAGGTCGATTTCTCTGGCGCGGGGATGGGGTTCGTCACGGTGATGAATGCCGCTGCCCTGGAGGGGGCGCCGCATACGTTCATCGCCTCCATCTATGCCGATCCGGAGGCCGAGGCCGATCTGCTGCGCGACCTGGGCCGGGCCTTTCCCAACATCACGCTGATCCGGGTGGGCGATGCCATCGGGCGGGTCAGCGAATTGCTGACCGGGATCGCCGCGGCGACCTCCTATGGCGCGGCGGCGACGCTGCTGACCGGGTTCCTGGTGCTGATCGGCGCCGCCCTGTCCGGGGAGCGGGACCGGATGTACGAGGCCGCCGTGCTGAAGACCCTGGGCGCCACGCGCGGGCGCATCCTGTCCAGCCTTGCCCTGCGCGCGGCCCTGCTGGGCGCGGCGGCTGGTGTGGTCGCCATCGGGGCGGGCATCGCGGGCGGCTGGGCCGTGATGCATTTCGTCATGGAGACGAAATTCGAGGTGATCTGGCCGAATGCGCTGGCCGTGGTGCTGGGCGGGCTGGCCGCCAACCTCGCCGCCGGTCTGCTGTTCGCCTGGCGGCCCCTGGCGGCCCGTCCCGCGCGGGTGCTGCGCAGCGCGGATTGA
- a CDS encoding L,D-transpeptidase, which yields MPTRRSFMASALAATALPFLPRDAQAVDQIFMPTRVTFSPAYQPGQIVILPRSYFLYHIVEPGVAMRYGIAVAQPGLGWTGTATIKRKVEWPTWRPTDDMIDRNPRDYGKFKGNRERMPGGPGNPLGARALYLYEGDKDTYIRIHGTTAPSSIGRAASSGCFRMVNDHVIALYNQVPIGTKVTVL from the coding sequence ATGCCGACCCGCCGTTCTTTCATGGCCTCCGCCCTTGCGGCAACCGCCCTGCCGTTCCTGCCGCGCGACGCGCAGGCTGTCGACCAGATCTTCATGCCGACCCGCGTGACCTTCAGCCCGGCCTATCAGCCCGGTCAGATCGTGATCCTGCCGCGATCCTACTTCCTGTACCACATCGTCGAACCCGGCGTCGCCATGCGCTATGGCATCGCGGTCGCGCAGCCCGGTCTGGGCTGGACCGGCACCGCCACGATCAAACGCAAGGTCGAATGGCCCACATGGCGCCCGACCGACGACATGATCGACCGCAACCCCCGCGATTACGGCAAGTTCAAGGGCAACCGCGAGCGGATGCCCGGCGGCCCGGGCAATCCGTTGGGCGCGCGGGCGCTTTACCTCTACGAGGGAGACAAGGACACCTATATCCGCATCCACGGCACGACCGCCCCGTCCTCCATCGGGCGCGCGGCCTCCAGCGGTTGCTTCCGCATGGTCAACGACCACGTGATCGCGCTGTACAACCAGGTTCCGATCGGCACCAAGGTCACCGTCCTGTAG
- a CDS encoding MYG1 family protein, with the protein MTMTHLVTHSGGFHADELLSAVILTRLYPEAALVRSRDAAWITPGEGRIIFDVGRDYDAAARIFDHHQRPNPLREDGRPYSSFGLIWRHYGRDYLHALNVPESDLEDIHEAFDQGFVLPIDLMDNGALEPSVAGPLAGMTLPVLLESLKPAFDARGDTADDDAFAAALPVARAFIEAAIAKRAAKRRAEAMVTAAIAAAGDGQVLELPMGMPFRSAVEKAGADHLLFVIHPRQDDWTLTTIRKSGDTFESRADLPESWAGLTDAALEEASGVAGAKFCHNARFIAVAQSRDAIRAMADLAVAAAT; encoded by the coding sequence ATGACCATGACCCACCTCGTCACCCATTCCGGTGGCTTTCACGCGGATGAGCTGCTTTCCGCGGTCATTCTGACCCGACTGTACCCTGAGGCCGCGCTGGTGCGATCACGGGATGCGGCATGGATCACGCCGGGAGAAGGCCGGATCATCTTTGACGTCGGGCGTGACTACGACGCGGCGGCACGGATCTTCGACCACCACCAACGCCCCAACCCCCTGCGCGAGGACGGCCGACCCTACAGCTCCTTCGGGTTGATCTGGCGGCACTACGGCCGCGATTACCTGCACGCGCTGAACGTGCCCGAATCCGACCTGGAAGATATCCACGAGGCCTTCGACCAGGGCTTTGTCCTGCCGATCGACCTGATGGACAACGGGGCGCTGGAGCCCTCTGTCGCGGGGCCGCTGGCGGGGATGACGCTGCCGGTGCTGCTGGAATCGCTGAAACCGGCCTTCGACGCGCGCGGCGATACGGCGGATGACGATGCCTTTGCCGCCGCGCTGCCGGTGGCACGCGCCTTCATAGAGGCCGCGATCGCCAAGCGCGCGGCCAAACGCCGGGCCGAGGCGATGGTGACGGCCGCCATCGCGGCGGCGGGCGACGGGCAGGTGCTGGAATTGCCCATGGGGATGCCCTTCCGCTCCGCCGTTGAGAAGGCAGGCGCCGACCACCTGCTGTTCGTGATCCACCCGCGCCAGGACGACTGGACCCTCACCACCATCCGCAAAAGCGGCGATACCTTCGAAAGCCGTGCAGACCTGCCCGAAAGCTGGGCGGGCCTGACAGACGCCGCGCTTGAGGAGGCCTCCGGCGTGGCGGGCGCGAAGTTCTGTCACAATGCGCGGTTCATCGCCGTGGCCCAAAGCCGCGACGCGATCCGGGCGATGGCCGATCTGGCAGTGGCCGCGGCTACGTGA
- a CDS encoding geranylgeranyl reductase family protein, producing the protein MKDAFDVIVLGAGPAGAAAAITVARAGLRVALVDRYRFPREKLCGGGFTGRSLRYYRRIFGAAPPRAILETKTDVRFAAHGQDLGLIRDIPPMHLTMRRELDRHMVALALEAGATDLTGQPIAAIDTEAPALTLKSGRSLTAALLIGADGANSQVARALFGESFNRARIGFGLEVEAPPKGDNTAAPLRIDFGAAEWGYGWHFPKRGSSTIGVGGVLARNADMKSAMGDYLALLGHDPAMASKGQFLPFGDFRRVPGRGKVLLAGDAAGLVDPITGEGIAFAMRSGQLAARSAVAAIAARAPDSALPRYRAELRPIHRSLRQARAIRVLIFSRPLRGAFVRAFRGSGTLRHLYFRLLAGEIEYPEMTRATLRRLPVFAWKALRGGQRRADG; encoded by the coding sequence ATGAAGGATGCCTTTGACGTGATCGTGCTGGGCGCCGGCCCGGCGGGGGCGGCTGCCGCGATCACGGTCGCGCGGGCCGGGTTGCGGGTGGCGCTGGTGGATCGGTACCGGTTCCCGCGCGAGAAACTGTGCGGCGGCGGCTTTACCGGGCGCAGCCTGCGGTATTACCGCCGCATCTTCGGCGCCGCTCCGCCCCGTGCCATTCTGGAGACAAAGACCGACGTCCGCTTTGCCGCGCATGGCCAGGACCTGGGGTTGATCCGGGACATCCCGCCGATGCACCTGACCATGCGCCGCGAGCTGGACCGGCACATGGTCGCCCTGGCGCTGGAGGCCGGGGCCACCGATCTTACCGGTCAACCCATCGCCGCGATCGACACGGAGGCCCCGGCCCTCACGCTGAAATCCGGGCGCAGTCTGACCGCCGCCCTGCTGATCGGGGCCGATGGCGCCAACAGCCAGGTGGCGCGGGCCCTGTTCGGGGAGAGTTTCAACCGCGCCCGGATCGGGTTCGGGCTGGAGGTCGAGGCCCCGCCAAAGGGCGACAATACCGCCGCGCCGCTGCGCATTGATTTCGGCGCCGCCGAATGGGGCTATGGCTGGCATTTCCCCAAACGTGGAAGTTCCACCATCGGGGTGGGCGGTGTGCTGGCGCGCAATGCGGACATGAAATCCGCCATGGGCGACTACCTGGCGCTGCTGGGCCATGACCCGGCGATGGCCAGCAAGGGTCAGTTCCTGCCCTTCGGCGATTTCCGCCGGGTGCCGGGGCGCGGCAAGGTGTTGCTGGCCGGGGATGCGGCCGGGCTGGTCGATCCGATCACCGGTGAGGGCATCGCCTTTGCCATGCGCTCGGGCCAGTTGGCGGCACGCTCCGCCGTGGCCGCCATCGCCGCGCGCGCACCGGACAGCGCCTTGCCGCGCTACCGTGCGGAATTGCGCCCGATCCATCGGTCGTTGCGACAAGCACGGGCGATCCGGGTGCTGATCTTCTCCCGACCGCTGCGCGGCGCCTTCGTGCGGGCATTCCGGGGGTCGGGGACGCTGCGCCATCTCTACTTCCGCCTGCTGGCCGGCGAGATCGAGTATCCGGAAATGACCCGCGCCACCCTGCGGCGCCTGCCCGTCTTTGCCTGGAAGGCCCTGCGTGGCGGCCAGCGCCGCGCCGACGGCTAG
- a CDS encoding ABC transporter ATP-binding protein, whose protein sequence is MTHNVLSLSGARLALDGNAGRVEILHGIDLDVAKGETLGLVGPSGSGKSSLLMLMGGLERATGGQIIALGQDLTAMSEDALARFRREHMGVVFQSFHLIPTMTALENVATPLELAGHRDAFDRAAAELEAVGLSHRADHYPSQMSGGEQQRVALARACAPRPEILLADEPTGNLDGSNGAAIIDLLFGLRDRHGATLILVTHADDLATRCDRVVHLRDGHVAPQDRAEATPREAAT, encoded by the coding sequence ATGACGCACAATGTACTCTCTCTCAGCGGGGCCCGGCTGGCCCTTGATGGCAATGCGGGCCGGGTGGAGATCCTCCACGGGATCGACCTTGATGTCGCAAAGGGCGAAACTCTCGGGCTGGTGGGGCCAAGCGGATCGGGCAAATCGTCTCTCCTCATGCTCATGGGTGGGCTGGAACGTGCCACGGGCGGACAGATCATTGCACTGGGGCAGGATCTGACCGCGATGTCCGAGGATGCGCTGGCCCGGTTTCGCAGGGAACATATGGGGGTGGTCTTCCAATCCTTCCACCTGATTCCCACGATGACCGCGCTGGAAAATGTCGCCACGCCGCTGGAACTGGCCGGCCATCGCGACGCCTTCGACCGCGCCGCGGCCGAGCTGGAGGCGGTGGGCCTGTCGCATCGCGCCGATCATTACCCCTCGCAGATGTCGGGCGGCGAACAGCAGCGCGTCGCCCTGGCCCGCGCCTGTGCGCCCCGCCCCGAGATCCTGTTGGCGGACGAGCCGACCGGCAACCTGGACGGCAGCAACGGCGCGGCGATCATCGACTTGCTGTTCGGTCTGCGCGACCGCCACGGCGCCACGCTGATCCTGGTCACCCATGCCGATGACCTGGCCACGCGCTGCGACCGGGTGGTGCACCTGCGCGACGGCCATGTCGCCCCGCAGGATCGGGCGGAGGCCACGCCCCGGGAGGCCGCGACATGA
- a CDS encoding alpha/beta fold hydrolase, producing the protein MFLPYARLILLLLVAACTALPPPQEAASFPMLDDGKVHQGVQKAIVVIPGALASVGIFRPVLNWQEPDSAVIAYRYPGMDGLELDHRVDIELAGQLIADTLNRIDAQEVYMIGYSTGGPVALEAAKHLKTRDISIAMLSSASDSPAAIVASLKGFRDVVTALLRADGKSMADAWAENYRTLLYGRDHYANREQAARSAQLAKTSRPRLTTPAQKLTMAHTADLLYWRLQHPEQLSDVRIGFFHGGADSVFSVDRTRRFAGKVAAEKFYIYDGQGHLLFITSNRLWDDIRRFFFDGKPAG; encoded by the coding sequence ATGTTCCTGCCCTACGCCCGCCTGATCCTCTTGCTGCTCGTTGCCGCCTGCACCGCCTTGCCGCCCCCGCAAGAGGCGGCCAGCTTTCCCATGCTGGACGACGGCAAAGTCCATCAGGGCGTGCAGAAGGCCATCGTGGTGATCCCCGGTGCTCTGGCCTCCGTCGGGATTTTCCGTCCTGTGCTGAATTGGCAGGAACCCGACAGCGCCGTCATCGCCTATCGCTATCCCGGCATGGACGGGCTGGAACTGGACCACCGCGTCGACATCGAACTGGCCGGCCAGCTGATCGCCGACACGTTGAACCGGATCGACGCGCAGGAGGTCTACATGATCGGCTATTCCACCGGCGGCCCCGTCGCGCTGGAAGCGGCCAAGCACCTGAAGACCCGCGATATCTCCATCGCCATGCTCTCTTCGGCCTCCGACAGCCCGGCGGCGATCGTCGCTTCACTCAAGGGGTTCCGCGACGTGGTGACGGCCCTGCTGCGGGCCGATGGCAAGTCGATGGCCGACGCCTGGGCAGAGAATTACCGTACCCTGCTGTACGGTCGCGACCATTACGCCAACCGTGAACAGGCCGCCCGCAGCGCCCAGTTGGCAAAGACCTCACGCCCGCGCCTGACCACCCCGGCGCAAAAGCTGACGATGGCCCATACTGCGGATCTGCTGTACTGGCGCCTGCAACACCCCGAACAGCTGTCCGACGTGCGCATCGGTTTTTTCCACGGCGGGGCCGATTCCGTGTTCTCCGTCGACCGGACACGCCGGTTCGCGGGCAAGGTCGCGGCCGAGAAATTCTATATCTACGACGGTCAGGGCCACCTGTTGTTCATCACTTCGAACCGGTTGTGGGACGATATCCGCCGGTTCTTCTTTGACGGGAAGCCCGCCGGATGA
- a CDS encoding arylesterase yields MAAFSGVWSRVSYGGRAIARKARSGILGPLAGVALLAAAPVTAQDTAQDTARNTAGDAARTRILALGDSLTQGYGLAPEDGLVPQLQAWLEARGHDVRIINGGVSGDTTAGGLARVEWSLSDDVDAMIVALGGNDVLRGLDPAQTRANLDGILKAGAGRDLPMMLVGLPAAGNFGAVYKAEFEAIFPELAAKHDTLLVPSIFAGLGDPSDPTALRGLMQDDGIHPNAQGVTRIVKALGPEVEALILRAEADPAG; encoded by the coding sequence ATGGCGGCCTTTTCCGGGGTCTGGTCCAGGGTGTCATATGGGGGCCGAGCGATTGCCCGCAAGGCACGGTCCGGCATTCTTGGCCCGCTGGCAGGGGTGGCGCTGCTGGCGGCGGCGCCGGTCACGGCCCAGGACACGGCCCAGGACACGGCCCGGAATACGGCAGGCGATGCGGCCCGGACGCGGATCCTGGCACTGGGCGACAGCCTGACCCAGGGCTATGGCCTGGCGCCCGAGGACGGGCTGGTGCCGCAGTTGCAAGCCTGGCTGGAGGCGCGCGGCCACGACGTGCGGATCATCAATGGAGGCGTTTCGGGTGACACCACGGCCGGTGGGCTGGCACGGGTGGAATGGTCGCTGTCCGATGATGTGGACGCGATGATCGTGGCTCTGGGCGGCAATGACGTGCTGCGCGGGCTGGACCCGGCGCAGACCCGCGCCAACCTGGACGGCATCCTGAAGGCCGGGGCGGGGCGCGATCTTCCGATGATGCTGGTGGGCCTGCCCGCCGCAGGCAATTTCGGCGCGGTCTACAAGGCGGAGTTCGAGGCGATCTTTCCCGAACTGGCCGCGAAACATGACACCTTGCTGGTGCCCAGCATCTTTGCCGGGCTGGGCGATCCCTCGGACCCGACGGCGCTGCGTGGCCTGATGCAGGACGACGGCATCCACCCCAACGCGCAGGGCGTCACCCGCATCGTCAAGGCCCTGGGCCCCGAGGTCGAGGCCCTGATCCTTCGGGCGGAGGCGGATCCGGCAGGCTGA